In a single window of the Notamacropus eugenii isolate mMacEug1 chromosome 4, mMacEug1.pri_v2, whole genome shotgun sequence genome:
- the RNF185 gene encoding E3 ubiquitin-protein ligase RNF185 isoform X2, whose product MASKGPATSTSPENSSAGGTSGSSSNGPGENGNQDSTFECNICLDTAKDAVISLCGHLFCWPCLHQWLETRPNRQVCPVCKAGISRDKVIPLYGRGSTGQQDPREKTPPRPQGQRPEPENRGGFQGFGFGDGGFQMSFGIGAFPFGIFATAFNINDGRPPPAVPGTPQYVDEQFLSRLFLFVALVIMFWLLIA is encoded by the exons ATGGCCAGCAAAGGGCCCGCAACCTCAACATCCCCCGAAAACTCCAGCGCGGGGGGCACGAGTGGTAGCAGCAGCAATGGCCCCGGCGAGAATGGCAATCAGGACAGCACCTTTGAGTGTAACATCTGCTTGGATACAGCCAAAGACGCTGTCATCAGCCTGTGCGGCCACCTCTTCTG TTGGCCATGTTTACATCAG tgGTTGGAGACCAGACCAAACAGACAGGTGTGTCCCGTGTGCAAAGCTGGGATCAGCCGAGATAAAGTAATCCCTCTGTATGGAAGGGGCAGCACCGGGCAGCAGGATCCCAG AGAGAAGACACCTCCCCGACCTCAAGGACAGAGACCAGAGCCTGAAAACAGAGGG GGATTTCAGGGCTTTGGATTTGGAGATGGTGGTTTCCAGATGTCTTTTGGAATTGGAgcctttccttttgggatctttgcCACAGCGTTTAACATAAATGATGGGCGGCCTCCTCCAG CTGTTCCCGGGACTCCTCAGTATGTGGATGAGCAGTTCCTGTCTCGGCTTTTCCTGTTTGTGGCCCTGGTGATCATGTTTTGGCTTTTAATCGCATAA
- the RNF185 gene encoding E3 ubiquitin-protein ligase RNF185 isoform X1 — protein sequence MRTHPLLIQELSWKIALVLALCGRLKMASKGPATSTSPENSSAGGTSGSSSNGPGENGNQDSTFECNICLDTAKDAVISLCGHLFCWPCLHQWLETRPNRQVCPVCKAGISRDKVIPLYGRGSTGQQDPREKTPPRPQGQRPEPENRGGFQGFGFGDGGFQMSFGIGAFPFGIFATAFNINDGRPPPAVPGTPQYVDEQFLSRLFLFVALVIMFWLLIA from the exons ATGAGGACACACCCTCTCCTAATccag GAGCTCAGCTGGAAGATTGCCTTGGTCTTGGCTCTCTGTGGACGGCTGAAAATGGCCAGCAAAGGGCCCGCAACCTCAACATCCCCCGAAAACTCCAGCGCGGGGGGCACGAGTGGTAGCAGCAGCAATGGCCCCGGCGAGAATGGCAATCAGGACAGCACCTTTGAGTGTAACATCTGCTTGGATACAGCCAAAGACGCTGTCATCAGCCTGTGCGGCCACCTCTTCTG TTGGCCATGTTTACATCAG tgGTTGGAGACCAGACCAAACAGACAGGTGTGTCCCGTGTGCAAAGCTGGGATCAGCCGAGATAAAGTAATCCCTCTGTATGGAAGGGGCAGCACCGGGCAGCAGGATCCCAG AGAGAAGACACCTCCCCGACCTCAAGGACAGAGACCAGAGCCTGAAAACAGAGGG GGATTTCAGGGCTTTGGATTTGGAGATGGTGGTTTCCAGATGTCTTTTGGAATTGGAgcctttccttttgggatctttgcCACAGCGTTTAACATAAATGATGGGCGGCCTCCTCCAG CTGTTCCCGGGACTCCTCAGTATGTGGATGAGCAGTTCCTGTCTCGGCTTTTCCTGTTTGTGGCCCTGGTGATCATGTTTTGGCTTTTAATCGCATAA